From one Larimichthys crocea isolate SSNF unplaced genomic scaffold, L_crocea_2.0 scaffold320, whole genome shotgun sequence genomic stretch:
- the LOC109142850 gene encoding uncharacterized protein LOC109142850 — translation MEGTRTSLWLFLLLSQLPFCTTDADKDLSTMQPSLTQTQDHGGNPTPASEASLTTTDHTPDAGTNDTRGNCLIDTEMGLIAIGSAGGLIVCLLIATVVLACQVYKTQHRVYAPRSSRSNMDLVSGTSYEVGGLVGPCDASVMLEEMRADSNLEDESQAEIRSAQEETGGGLEEGATAMGFDHEEKACYSSSSRDSCLEVPRDLEDMPLVV, via the coding sequence ATGGAAGGCACCAGAACTTCTCTCTGGCTGTTTCTCCTGCTCAGCCAGTTGCCATTCTGCACTACTGATGCAGACAAAGACCTTTCAACCATGCAACCTTCTCTCACTCAAACACAAGATCACGGTGGCAACCCAACCCCTGCTTCAGAGGCCAGCCTCACTACCACTGACCACACACCTGATGCAGGCACCAATGACACTCGTGGCAACTGTTTGATCGACACTGAGATGGGTCTGATTGCTATAGGTTCAGCAGGGGGGCTGATTGTCTGCCTACTGATTGCCACTGTGGTACTAGCTTGCCAGGTGTACAAGACTCAGCACCGGGTTTATGCCCCCCGATCCTCCCGGTCCAACATGGACTTAGTGAGTGGTACGAGCTATGAGGTTGGGGGACTGGTGGGGCCGTGTGATGCTAGTGTCATGCTCGAGGAGATGAGAGCAGACAGCAATCTGGAGGACGAAAGTCAGGCCGAAATACGATCGGCACAGGAGGAGACTGGGGGAGGACTCGAGGAAGGAGCCACAGCAATGGGTTTTGATCATGAAGAGAAGGCCTGTTATAGTTCCAGCTCCAGGGACTCCTGTCTGGAGGTTCCCAGGGATCTTGAGGACATGCCTCTTGTTGTGTGA